Proteins from a single region of Bombus pascuorum chromosome 5, iyBomPasc1.1, whole genome shotgun sequence:
- the LOC132907298 gene encoding autism susceptibility gene 2 protein-like isoform X2 encodes MEIEAKQRNQRNRRRERAQRMLAQRESLASAKQQQQQQQQQTRQRPNDEEDSHSGEDEDPAAGLGLGLARTGHPRDSHSRPPRPPRPPRPRKKSSLAAANQKEPPFEEDIIDGFAILAFRTYEELESAIKLAGKNNVKKLHTLLSIVEEKPKVDIGQNNRHNEHHIKNHFKHNHYTHNSILTPSTINQGLDAGTSDDSGRASEQLHGPGIPRDCQDADSSRDHLSDASSHCSSGKGYICDSEGEDDKGSDAESILFESSTPPPLARKYELPSSSPHVLPPANGAGGSPPDTGGQISNPATDAPAPIPPPVPASAPVPTAPSPPSPTLPPHISQPPMTSPLAANPRAIAPQQRPASPALPPPSLPQQPHTTIPALHPPNVPLVSSSHTTSPAVASLGVTPAAPSNGATTTSYPPSIPMAAYPQTQPSYPPLYTPYTALNHSPYLPPAVPSPSHSASSRAEVRGSRASPCTNISKQQPIGNNTTNHNTPLSAATTTCVSTITNTVTTANTIAHRDMVACSLTGRNNNSPRGHSPNRERDSYSNVSSLSRGSITPVSVPNTSSPANSSLPAYTKPQGWIGSSTTSQLSPATATSVPRPTPPPVPLGMHTFPPPMFAAPLPPPVSSSSPHTSLPSLPPPTTNPNPFSAESLFQTRVTHVAGQADLLRRELDNRFLASQDRNVGVAVGNLGPPPYLRTEMHHHQHQHTHVHQHTTPLLPPTAATTLFPPPIFKDIPKLGGVESPFFRGNLNLSSYSGFNTGLLHPGIGPPSTPFVPPNHLTSFAPKKSGKWNAMHVRIAWEIYHHQQKQQAEAKAGSVVNTKTELLRPPGHLYPGAPGTGLGIGAPSMAPPFPTNIPPAHPAPPPPHPVGFLSTPASHLGTGMSPFGRYPSTFGAPNPNFPGLSSFPPSREMPPLGGLGSVHDPWRGLQRASTGFPPTTAVSWNLKPEPTAIDRRAELEERERERERERERERERERERERERERIRREKEREREEQRERERREREKEEKRKQQEAAERERERRDKERREMERREMERERLLHQNRQHVVVGRERSPLRNGSAPIESGEVRVKEEPRSKDDEVVMLPRPPGPGPGAVSATGPGPSPLPETRYHHPHPHSYLARHPHSMPAPHSMPRSMLPGLSAHPMQHFPPPSAPTGQPGGPWPGDPFRDYRYDPLQQLRYNPLMAAAAFRAEEEERAKLYAGYPPPPVNSLRSKDPSPGPLSNLHMHHRAGPGPGVPTRQLEPALMHADIHKKEDASQSR; translated from the exons AGTGCAATAAAACTAGCTGGCAAAAATAATGTCAAGAAATTGCATACATTATTATCAATAGTGGAAGAGAAACCAAAGGTGGATATAGGACAAAATAATAGACACAACGAGCATCACATCAAAAACCATTTCAAGCACAACCATTATACACACAATTCCATACTGACACCTTCTACAATTAACCAG GGCCTAGATGCAGGTACAAGTGACGATAGTGGTAGAGCATCTGAACAATTGCATGGCCCTGGTATACCTAGGGATTGCCAGGACGCCGACAGTTCCAGGGACCACCTCAGCGAT GCTAGCAGTCATTGCAGTTCGGGTAAAGGTTATATC TGTGATAGTGAAGGAGAAGACGATAAG GGCTCGGATGCTGAATCGATACTCTTTGAATCTTCTACCCCACCACCTCTTGCACgtaaat ACGAATTGCCGTCATCTTCACCACACGTTTTGCCTCCAGCAAACGGAGCAGGAGGTTCACCTCCAGACACAGGTGGACAAATTTCCAATCCAGCAACGGATGCTCCAGCGCCTATACCACCTCCTGTGCCTGCGTCTGCACCAGTTCCAACAGCGCCAAGTCCTCCCAGTCCTACTCTACCCCCTCACATATCCCAACCACCT atgACTAGTCCATTGGCGGCAAACCCACGTGCAATAGCTCCGCAGCAGCGGCCAGCTTCCCCTGCTCTGCCACCTCCTTCCTTGCCCCAACAGCCTCATACAACAATACCTGCATTACATCCACCTAATGTACCCCTTGTTTCTTCGAGTCATACAACTAGTCCCGCGGTAGCCAGTTTAGGCGTTACTCCAGCAGCACCATCAAACGGAGCTACAACTACTAGCTATCCACCGTCGATACCCATGGCTGCTTATCCTCAGACCCAACCATCTTATCCACCTCTTTATACACCATACACTGCTCTAAATCACAGTCCATACCTCCCACCTGCAGTTCCATCTCCCTCCCATTCTGCTTCTTCACGAGCAGAAGTG aGAGGAAGTAGAGCTTCCCCATGTACTAACATAAGTAAACAACAACCTATAGGAAATAATACCACAAATCATAATACTCCTTTGAGCGCTGCCACCACAACATGTGTGTCTACTATCACTAATACAGTTACTACAGCAAATACCATTGCTCATAGAGACATGGTAGCCTGTAGTTTGACTGGAAGAAACAATAATTCGCCTCGTGGACACAGTCCAAATCGGGAAAGAGATAGTTATAG TAACGTCAGTAGCCTAAGTCGAGGTAGCATAACGCCTGTAAGTGTGCCAAACACATCATCTCCAGCCAATTCTAGTCTACCTGCTTACACCAAACCACAGGGATGGATTGG TAGCAGCACAACTTCACAATTGTCTCCGGCAACTGCAACATCAGTTCCAAGGCCAACACCTCCACCAGTACCACTTGGCATGCACACGTTTCCTCCGCCAATGTTCGCGGCACCCTTACCTCCTCCCGTATCCAGTTCCAGTCCACATACGTCACTGCCTTCACTGCCACCACCAACGACCAATCCTAATCCATTCTCTGCCGAGTCACTTTTTCAAACAA GGGTGACTCATGTCGCAGGTCAGGCAGACCTGTTAAGGCGAGAGCTTGACAATAGATTCTTGGCATCCCAAGACAGAAACGTTGGAGTCGCAGTTGGGAATCTGGGTCCGCCTCCATATCTTAGGACGGAGATGCATCATCATCAACATCAGCATACTCACGTACATCAACACACCACACCTCTGCTTCCACCGACGGCCGCGACAACTTTGTTTCCGCCTCCTATA TTCAAGGACATCCCGAAATTGGGAGGTGTTGAATCTCCATTTTTTCGTGGAAATCTGAACCTTTCTAGTTATTCTGGCTTTAATACCGGTCTCTTACATCCTGGAATTGGTCCACCTTCAACACCTTTTGTACCTCCCAATCATTTGACATCATTTGCACCAAAG AAAAGTGGAAAATGGAATGCAATGCATGTTCGTATCGCTTGGGAAATCTATCACCACCAACAAAAACAGCAAGCGGAAGCGAAGGCTGGTAGTGTCGTTAATACTAAAACAGAACTCTTGAGACCACCAGGTCATCTTTACCCAGGAGCCCCAGGAACTGGTCTTGGAATAGGAGCACCTTCAATGGCACCACCATTTCCCACTAATATACCACCAGCGCATCCTGCACCACCTCCACCTCATCCTGTCGGTTTTCTATCCACGCCAGCATCACATTTAG GAACAGGAATGTCACCATTCGGAAGATATCCATCAACATTTGGTGCACCGAATCCAAATTTCCCTGGTCTTTCTAGTTTTCCTCCTTCGAGGGAAATGCCACCATTGGGTGGTCTAGGTTCTGTACACGATCCATGGAGAGG aTTACAACGAGCCTCTACTGGATTTCCACCAACTACAGCGGTATCATGGAATCTAAAACCGGAACCAACTGCAATTGACAGACGAGCAGAACTCGAGGAACGAGAGCGAGAGCGGGAACGCGAGCGCGAACGCGAACGAGAACGTGAACGAGAACGCGAACGAGAACGCGAGCGTATAAGACgtgagaaggaaagagaacgGGAAGAGCAacgtgaaagagagagacgagagcgcgaaaaagaagaaaagaggaaacaaCAGGAAGCTGCggaacgagaaagagaaaggagggACAAAGAACGTCGAGAAATGGAGAGACGCGAGATGGAACGTGAAAGGTTACTTCATCAAAATCGGCAACACGTGGTTGTAGGTCGAGAACGATCACCTTTAAGAAACGGATCTGCACCTATAGAAAGTGGGGAAGTACGCGTGAAAGAAGAACCACGAAGTAAAGACGACGAAGTTGTGATGCTTCCAAGGCCACCTGGTCCTGGGCCTGGAGCAGTGTCCGCAACAGGACCTGGACCAAGTCCACTGCCTGAGACAAGGTATCATCACCCTCATCCTCATTCATACCTTGCAAGGCATCCGCATAGCATGCCTGCGCCGCATTCCATGCCACGAAGTATGCTACCTGGTTTGAGCGCACATCCAATGCAACATTTTCCACCTCCATCTGCGCCTACCGGTCAACCAGGAGGTCCTTGGCCTGGGGATCCTTTCCGAGATTATCGTTACGATCCCTTAcaacaattacgttataatccATTGATGGCTGCTGCTGCATTTagagcagaagaagaagaaagagccAAATTATACGCCGGCTATCCACCACCACCTGTAAATTCTTTGAGAAGCAAGGATCCAAGTCCTGGTCCATTAAGTAATTTGCATATGCATCATAGAGCAGGACCTGGACCCGGAGTGCCAACGCGACAACTAGAGCCCGCTTTGATGCACGCAGATATACATAAGAAGGAGGATGCATCCCAATCTCGATGA
- the LOC132907298 gene encoding autism susceptibility gene 2 protein-like isoform X3 codes for MEIEAKQRNQRNRRRERAQRMLAQRESLASAKQQQQQQQQQTRQRPNDEEDSHSGEDEDPAAGLGLGLARTGHPRDSHSRPPRPPRPPRPRKKSSLAAANQKEPPFEEDIIDGFAILAFRTYEELESAIKLAGKNNVKKLHTLLSIVEEKPKVDIGQNNRHNEHHIKNHFKHNHYTHNSILTPSTINQGLDAGTSDDSGRASEQLHGPGIPRDCQDADSSRDHLSDASSHCSSGKGYICDSEGEDDKGSDAESILFESSTPPPLARKYELPSSSPHVLPPANGAGGSPPDTGGQISNPATDAPAPIPPPVPASAPVPTAPSPPSPTLPPHISQPPMTSPLAANPRAIAPQQRPASPALPPPSLPQQPHTTIPALHPPNVPLVSSSHTTSPAVASLGVTPAAPSNGATTTSYPPSIPMAAYPQTQPSYPPLYTPYTALNHSPYLPPAVPSPSHSASSRAEVRGSRASPCTNISKQQPIGNNTTNHNTPLSAATTTCVSTITNTVTTANTIAHRDMVACSLTGRNNNSPRGHSPNRERDSYSSNVSSLSRGSITPVSVPNTSSPANSSLPAYTKPQGWIGSSTTSQLSPATATSVPRPTPPPVPLGMHTFPPPMFAAPLPPPVSSSSPHTSLPSLPPPTTNPNPFSAESLFQTSQADLLRRELDNRFLASQDRNVGVAVGNLGPPPYLRTEMHHHQHQHTHVHQHTTPLLPPTAATTLFPPPIFKDIPKLGGVESPFFRGNLNLSSYSGFNTGLLHPGIGPPSTPFVPPNHLTSFAPKKSGKWNAMHVRIAWEIYHHQQKQQAEAKAGSVVNTKTELLRPPGHLYPGAPGTGLGIGAPSMAPPFPTNIPPAHPAPPPPHPVGFLSTPASHLGTGMSPFGRYPSTFGAPNPNFPGLSSFPPSREMPPLGGLGSVHDPWRGLQRASTGFPPTTAVSWNLKPEPTAIDRRAELEERERERERERERERERERERERERERIRREKEREREEQRERERREREKEEKRKQQEAAERERERRDKERREMERREMERERLLHQNRQHVVVGRERSPLRNGSAPIESGEVRVKEEPRSKDDEVVMLPRPPGPGPGAVSATGPGPSPLPETRYHHPHPHSYLARHPHSMPAPHSMPRSMLPGLSAHPMQHFPPPSAPTGQPGGPWPGDPFRDYRYDPLQQLRYNPLMAAAAFRAEEEERAKLYAGYPPPPVNSLRSKDPSPGPLSNLHMHHRAGPGPGVPTRQLEPALMHADIHKKEDASQSR; via the exons AGTGCAATAAAACTAGCTGGCAAAAATAATGTCAAGAAATTGCATACATTATTATCAATAGTGGAAGAGAAACCAAAGGTGGATATAGGACAAAATAATAGACACAACGAGCATCACATCAAAAACCATTTCAAGCACAACCATTATACACACAATTCCATACTGACACCTTCTACAATTAACCAG GGCCTAGATGCAGGTACAAGTGACGATAGTGGTAGAGCATCTGAACAATTGCATGGCCCTGGTATACCTAGGGATTGCCAGGACGCCGACAGTTCCAGGGACCACCTCAGCGAT GCTAGCAGTCATTGCAGTTCGGGTAAAGGTTATATC TGTGATAGTGAAGGAGAAGACGATAAG GGCTCGGATGCTGAATCGATACTCTTTGAATCTTCTACCCCACCACCTCTTGCACgtaaat ACGAATTGCCGTCATCTTCACCACACGTTTTGCCTCCAGCAAACGGAGCAGGAGGTTCACCTCCAGACACAGGTGGACAAATTTCCAATCCAGCAACGGATGCTCCAGCGCCTATACCACCTCCTGTGCCTGCGTCTGCACCAGTTCCAACAGCGCCAAGTCCTCCCAGTCCTACTCTACCCCCTCACATATCCCAACCACCT atgACTAGTCCATTGGCGGCAAACCCACGTGCAATAGCTCCGCAGCAGCGGCCAGCTTCCCCTGCTCTGCCACCTCCTTCCTTGCCCCAACAGCCTCATACAACAATACCTGCATTACATCCACCTAATGTACCCCTTGTTTCTTCGAGTCATACAACTAGTCCCGCGGTAGCCAGTTTAGGCGTTACTCCAGCAGCACCATCAAACGGAGCTACAACTACTAGCTATCCACCGTCGATACCCATGGCTGCTTATCCTCAGACCCAACCATCTTATCCACCTCTTTATACACCATACACTGCTCTAAATCACAGTCCATACCTCCCACCTGCAGTTCCATCTCCCTCCCATTCTGCTTCTTCACGAGCAGAAGTG aGAGGAAGTAGAGCTTCCCCATGTACTAACATAAGTAAACAACAACCTATAGGAAATAATACCACAAATCATAATACTCCTTTGAGCGCTGCCACCACAACATGTGTGTCTACTATCACTAATACAGTTACTACAGCAAATACCATTGCTCATAGAGACATGGTAGCCTGTAGTTTGACTGGAAGAAACAATAATTCGCCTCGTGGACACAGTCCAAATCGGGAAAGAGATAGTTATAG CAGTAACGTCAGTAGCCTAAGTCGAGGTAGCATAACGCCTGTAAGTGTGCCAAACACATCATCTCCAGCCAATTCTAGTCTACCTGCTTACACCAAACCACAGGGATGGATTGG TAGCAGCACAACTTCACAATTGTCTCCGGCAACTGCAACATCAGTTCCAAGGCCAACACCTCCACCAGTACCACTTGGCATGCACACGTTTCCTCCGCCAATGTTCGCGGCACCCTTACCTCCTCCCGTATCCAGTTCCAGTCCACATACGTCACTGCCTTCACTGCCACCACCAACGACCAATCCTAATCCATTCTCTGCCGAGTCACTTTTTCAAACAA GTCAGGCAGACCTGTTAAGGCGAGAGCTTGACAATAGATTCTTGGCATCCCAAGACAGAAACGTTGGAGTCGCAGTTGGGAATCTGGGTCCGCCTCCATATCTTAGGACGGAGATGCATCATCATCAACATCAGCATACTCACGTACATCAACACACCACACCTCTGCTTCCACCGACGGCCGCGACAACTTTGTTTCCGCCTCCTATA TTCAAGGACATCCCGAAATTGGGAGGTGTTGAATCTCCATTTTTTCGTGGAAATCTGAACCTTTCTAGTTATTCTGGCTTTAATACCGGTCTCTTACATCCTGGAATTGGTCCACCTTCAACACCTTTTGTACCTCCCAATCATTTGACATCATTTGCACCAAAG AAAAGTGGAAAATGGAATGCAATGCATGTTCGTATCGCTTGGGAAATCTATCACCACCAACAAAAACAGCAAGCGGAAGCGAAGGCTGGTAGTGTCGTTAATACTAAAACAGAACTCTTGAGACCACCAGGTCATCTTTACCCAGGAGCCCCAGGAACTGGTCTTGGAATAGGAGCACCTTCAATGGCACCACCATTTCCCACTAATATACCACCAGCGCATCCTGCACCACCTCCACCTCATCCTGTCGGTTTTCTATCCACGCCAGCATCACATTTAG GAACAGGAATGTCACCATTCGGAAGATATCCATCAACATTTGGTGCACCGAATCCAAATTTCCCTGGTCTTTCTAGTTTTCCTCCTTCGAGGGAAATGCCACCATTGGGTGGTCTAGGTTCTGTACACGATCCATGGAGAGG aTTACAACGAGCCTCTACTGGATTTCCACCAACTACAGCGGTATCATGGAATCTAAAACCGGAACCAACTGCAATTGACAGACGAGCAGAACTCGAGGAACGAGAGCGAGAGCGGGAACGCGAGCGCGAACGCGAACGAGAACGTGAACGAGAACGCGAACGAGAACGCGAGCGTATAAGACgtgagaaggaaagagaacgGGAAGAGCAacgtgaaagagagagacgagagcgcgaaaaagaagaaaagaggaaacaaCAGGAAGCTGCggaacgagaaagagaaaggagggACAAAGAACGTCGAGAAATGGAGAGACGCGAGATGGAACGTGAAAGGTTACTTCATCAAAATCGGCAACACGTGGTTGTAGGTCGAGAACGATCACCTTTAAGAAACGGATCTGCACCTATAGAAAGTGGGGAAGTACGCGTGAAAGAAGAACCACGAAGTAAAGACGACGAAGTTGTGATGCTTCCAAGGCCACCTGGTCCTGGGCCTGGAGCAGTGTCCGCAACAGGACCTGGACCAAGTCCACTGCCTGAGACAAGGTATCATCACCCTCATCCTCATTCATACCTTGCAAGGCATCCGCATAGCATGCCTGCGCCGCATTCCATGCCACGAAGTATGCTACCTGGTTTGAGCGCACATCCAATGCAACATTTTCCACCTCCATCTGCGCCTACCGGTCAACCAGGAGGTCCTTGGCCTGGGGATCCTTTCCGAGATTATCGTTACGATCCCTTAcaacaattacgttataatccATTGATGGCTGCTGCTGCATTTagagcagaagaagaagaaagagccAAATTATACGCCGGCTATCCACCACCACCTGTAAATTCTTTGAGAAGCAAGGATCCAAGTCCTGGTCCATTAAGTAATTTGCATATGCATCATAGAGCAGGACCTGGACCCGGAGTGCCAACGCGACAACTAGAGCCCGCTTTGATGCACGCAGATATACATAAGAAGGAGGATGCATCCCAATCTCGATGA
- the LOC132907298 gene encoding mucin-2-like isoform X1 encodes MEIEAKQRNQRNRRRERAQRMLAQRESLASAKQQQQQQQQQTRQRPNDEEDSHSGEDEDPAAGLGLGLARTGHPRDSHSRPPRPPRPPRPRKKSSLAAANQKEPPFEEDIIDGFAILAFRTYEELESAIKLAGKNNVKKLHTLLSIVEEKPKVDIGQNNRHNEHHIKNHFKHNHYTHNSILTPSTINQGLDAGTSDDSGRASEQLHGPGIPRDCQDADSSRDHLSDASSHCSSGKGYICDSEGEDDKGSDAESILFESSTPPPLARKYELPSSSPHVLPPANGAGGSPPDTGGQISNPATDAPAPIPPPVPASAPVPTAPSPPSPTLPPHISQPPMTSPLAANPRAIAPQQRPASPALPPPSLPQQPHTTIPALHPPNVPLVSSSHTTSPAVASLGVTPAAPSNGATTTSYPPSIPMAAYPQTQPSYPPLYTPYTALNHSPYLPPAVPSPSHSASSRAEVRGSRASPCTNISKQQPIGNNTTNHNTPLSAATTTCVSTITNTVTTANTIAHRDMVACSLTGRNNNSPRGHSPNRERDSYSSNVSSLSRGSITPVSVPNTSSPANSSLPAYTKPQGWIGSSTTSQLSPATATSVPRPTPPPVPLGMHTFPPPMFAAPLPPPVSSSSPHTSLPSLPPPTTNPNPFSAESLFQTRVTHVAGQADLLRRELDNRFLASQDRNVGVAVGNLGPPPYLRTEMHHHQHQHTHVHQHTTPLLPPTAATTLFPPPIFKDIPKLGGVESPFFRGNLNLSSYSGFNTGLLHPGIGPPSTPFVPPNHLTSFAPKKSGKWNAMHVRIAWEIYHHQQKQQAEAKAGSVVNTKTELLRPPGHLYPGAPGTGLGIGAPSMAPPFPTNIPPAHPAPPPPHPVGFLSTPASHLGTGMSPFGRYPSTFGAPNPNFPGLSSFPPSREMPPLGGLGSVHDPWRGLQRASTGFPPTTAVSWNLKPEPTAIDRRAELEERERERERERERERERERERERERERIRREKEREREEQRERERREREKEEKRKQQEAAERERERRDKERREMERREMERERLLHQNRQHVVVGRERSPLRNGSAPIESGEVRVKEEPRSKDDEVVMLPRPPGPGPGAVSATGPGPSPLPETRYHHPHPHSYLARHPHSMPAPHSMPRSMLPGLSAHPMQHFPPPSAPTGQPGGPWPGDPFRDYRYDPLQQLRYNPLMAAAAFRAEEEERAKLYAGYPPPPVNSLRSKDPSPGPLSNLHMHHRAGPGPGVPTRQLEPALMHADIHKKEDASQSR; translated from the exons AGTGCAATAAAACTAGCTGGCAAAAATAATGTCAAGAAATTGCATACATTATTATCAATAGTGGAAGAGAAACCAAAGGTGGATATAGGACAAAATAATAGACACAACGAGCATCACATCAAAAACCATTTCAAGCACAACCATTATACACACAATTCCATACTGACACCTTCTACAATTAACCAG GGCCTAGATGCAGGTACAAGTGACGATAGTGGTAGAGCATCTGAACAATTGCATGGCCCTGGTATACCTAGGGATTGCCAGGACGCCGACAGTTCCAGGGACCACCTCAGCGAT GCTAGCAGTCATTGCAGTTCGGGTAAAGGTTATATC TGTGATAGTGAAGGAGAAGACGATAAG GGCTCGGATGCTGAATCGATACTCTTTGAATCTTCTACCCCACCACCTCTTGCACgtaaat ACGAATTGCCGTCATCTTCACCACACGTTTTGCCTCCAGCAAACGGAGCAGGAGGTTCACCTCCAGACACAGGTGGACAAATTTCCAATCCAGCAACGGATGCTCCAGCGCCTATACCACCTCCTGTGCCTGCGTCTGCACCAGTTCCAACAGCGCCAAGTCCTCCCAGTCCTACTCTACCCCCTCACATATCCCAACCACCT atgACTAGTCCATTGGCGGCAAACCCACGTGCAATAGCTCCGCAGCAGCGGCCAGCTTCCCCTGCTCTGCCACCTCCTTCCTTGCCCCAACAGCCTCATACAACAATACCTGCATTACATCCACCTAATGTACCCCTTGTTTCTTCGAGTCATACAACTAGTCCCGCGGTAGCCAGTTTAGGCGTTACTCCAGCAGCACCATCAAACGGAGCTACAACTACTAGCTATCCACCGTCGATACCCATGGCTGCTTATCCTCAGACCCAACCATCTTATCCACCTCTTTATACACCATACACTGCTCTAAATCACAGTCCATACCTCCCACCTGCAGTTCCATCTCCCTCCCATTCTGCTTCTTCACGAGCAGAAGTG aGAGGAAGTAGAGCTTCCCCATGTACTAACATAAGTAAACAACAACCTATAGGAAATAATACCACAAATCATAATACTCCTTTGAGCGCTGCCACCACAACATGTGTGTCTACTATCACTAATACAGTTACTACAGCAAATACCATTGCTCATAGAGACATGGTAGCCTGTAGTTTGACTGGAAGAAACAATAATTCGCCTCGTGGACACAGTCCAAATCGGGAAAGAGATAGTTATAG CAGTAACGTCAGTAGCCTAAGTCGAGGTAGCATAACGCCTGTAAGTGTGCCAAACACATCATCTCCAGCCAATTCTAGTCTACCTGCTTACACCAAACCACAGGGATGGATTGG TAGCAGCACAACTTCACAATTGTCTCCGGCAACTGCAACATCAGTTCCAAGGCCAACACCTCCACCAGTACCACTTGGCATGCACACGTTTCCTCCGCCAATGTTCGCGGCACCCTTACCTCCTCCCGTATCCAGTTCCAGTCCACATACGTCACTGCCTTCACTGCCACCACCAACGACCAATCCTAATCCATTCTCTGCCGAGTCACTTTTTCAAACAA GGGTGACTCATGTCGCAGGTCAGGCAGACCTGTTAAGGCGAGAGCTTGACAATAGATTCTTGGCATCCCAAGACAGAAACGTTGGAGTCGCAGTTGGGAATCTGGGTCCGCCTCCATATCTTAGGACGGAGATGCATCATCATCAACATCAGCATACTCACGTACATCAACACACCACACCTCTGCTTCCACCGACGGCCGCGACAACTTTGTTTCCGCCTCCTATA TTCAAGGACATCCCGAAATTGGGAGGTGTTGAATCTCCATTTTTTCGTGGAAATCTGAACCTTTCTAGTTATTCTGGCTTTAATACCGGTCTCTTACATCCTGGAATTGGTCCACCTTCAACACCTTTTGTACCTCCCAATCATTTGACATCATTTGCACCAAAG AAAAGTGGAAAATGGAATGCAATGCATGTTCGTATCGCTTGGGAAATCTATCACCACCAACAAAAACAGCAAGCGGAAGCGAAGGCTGGTAGTGTCGTTAATACTAAAACAGAACTCTTGAGACCACCAGGTCATCTTTACCCAGGAGCCCCAGGAACTGGTCTTGGAATAGGAGCACCTTCAATGGCACCACCATTTCCCACTAATATACCACCAGCGCATCCTGCACCACCTCCACCTCATCCTGTCGGTTTTCTATCCACGCCAGCATCACATTTAG GAACAGGAATGTCACCATTCGGAAGATATCCATCAACATTTGGTGCACCGAATCCAAATTTCCCTGGTCTTTCTAGTTTTCCTCCTTCGAGGGAAATGCCACCATTGGGTGGTCTAGGTTCTGTACACGATCCATGGAGAGG aTTACAACGAGCCTCTACTGGATTTCCACCAACTACAGCGGTATCATGGAATCTAAAACCGGAACCAACTGCAATTGACAGACGAGCAGAACTCGAGGAACGAGAGCGAGAGCGGGAACGCGAGCGCGAACGCGAACGAGAACGTGAACGAGAACGCGAACGAGAACGCGAGCGTATAAGACgtgagaaggaaagagaacgGGAAGAGCAacgtgaaagagagagacgagagcgcgaaaaagaagaaaagaggaaacaaCAGGAAGCTGCggaacgagaaagagaaaggagggACAAAGAACGTCGAGAAATGGAGAGACGCGAGATGGAACGTGAAAGGTTACTTCATCAAAATCGGCAACACGTGGTTGTAGGTCGAGAACGATCACCTTTAAGAAACGGATCTGCACCTATAGAAAGTGGGGAAGTACGCGTGAAAGAAGAACCACGAAGTAAAGACGACGAAGTTGTGATGCTTCCAAGGCCACCTGGTCCTGGGCCTGGAGCAGTGTCCGCAACAGGACCTGGACCAAGTCCACTGCCTGAGACAAGGTATCATCACCCTCATCCTCATTCATACCTTGCAAGGCATCCGCATAGCATGCCTGCGCCGCATTCCATGCCACGAAGTATGCTACCTGGTTTGAGCGCACATCCAATGCAACATTTTCCACCTCCATCTGCGCCTACCGGTCAACCAGGAGGTCCTTGGCCTGGGGATCCTTTCCGAGATTATCGTTACGATCCCTTAcaacaattacgttataatccATTGATGGCTGCTGCTGCATTTagagcagaagaagaagaaagagccAAATTATACGCCGGCTATCCACCACCACCTGTAAATTCTTTGAGAAGCAAGGATCCAAGTCCTGGTCCATTAAGTAATTTGCATATGCATCATAGAGCAGGACCTGGACCCGGAGTGCCAACGCGACAACTAGAGCCCGCTTTGATGCACGCAGATATACATAAGAAGGAGGATGCATCCCAATCTCGATGA